One part of the Vicia villosa cultivar HV-30 ecotype Madison, WI linkage group LG6, Vvil1.0, whole genome shotgun sequence genome encodes these proteins:
- the LOC131609756 gene encoding subtilisin-like protease Glyma18g48580: MSHSILSLLFSYLVIFTLSLNHVHANKKCYIVYLGAHSHGPTPSSADLQIATSSHYDLLASILGSEQNAKEAIIYSYNKQINGFAAMLQEEEAAQIAKNGKVVSVFLSKEHKLHTTRSWEFLGLRGNDMNSAWQKGRFGENTIIANIDSGVWPESMSFSDRGIGPIPAKWRGGNICQINKLKGSNKVPCNRKLIGARFFNKAYESFNGKLPRLQHTARDFVGHGTHTLSTAGGNFVPGASIFNIGNGTVKGGSPKSRVATYKVCWSLTDATSCFGADVLAAIDQAISDGVDLISVSAGGSTSTNSEEIFTDEVSIGAFHALARNILLVASAGNDGPTAGSVVNVAPWVFTVAASTLDRDFISSITIGNKTITGASLFVNLPPNKSFTVVTSTDAKLANATDRDAQFCRPGTLDPSKVKGKIVECVREGKIKSVAEGQEALSAGAKGVILRNQPQIHGRTLLSEPHVLSTISATAPKTNSTPNSADLIPTDIKSGTKIRMSKAKTKYGRKPAPVMASYSSRGPNRVQPSILKPDVTAPGVNILAAYSSFATASNLITDTRRGFPFNVMQGTSMSCPHVAGTAGLIKTLHPNWSPAAIKSAIMTTASTRDNTNKPIRDAFDKKLANPFAYGSGHIQPNSAIDPGLVYDLTIVDYLNFLCASGYNKQLISSLNFNRKFTCSGSHSITDLNYPSITLPNLGLNVLNVTRTVTNVGPPSTYFAKAKLSGYKIFVVPSFLKFKKTGEKKTFRVSVKATKATRRRKYQFGELKWTNGKHIVRSPITVRRK; encoded by the exons ATGAGTCACTCCAttttatctcttcttttttcATATCTTGTTATTTTCACTTTGTCATTGAATCATGTTCATGCCAACAAAAAG TGTTACATTGTATACTTGGGAGCACATTCTCATGGTCCAACTCCTTCCTCTGCTGACCTTCAAATTGCTACATCTTCTCATTATGATTTACTAGCTTCAATCTTGGGAag TGAGCAGAATGCAAAAGAAGCAATTATTTATTCATATAATAAACAGATCAATGGGTTTGCAGCTATGCTTCAAGAGGAAGAAGCTGCACAAATTGCAA AAAATGGAAAGGTGGTATCAGTGTTCTTGAGTAAAGAGCATAAACTGCACACTACACGTTCATGGGAATTTCTTGGATTGCGCGGAAACGATATGAACTCAGCTTGGCAAAAGGGAAGGTTTGGTGAAAACACAATCATAGCTAACATTGATTCAG GTGTTTGGCCCGAATCGATGAGTTTTAGTGACAGAGGAATAGGCCCAATTCCAGCAAAATGGCGTGGGGGTAATATATGTCAAATTAACAAACTCAAAGGCTCTAACAAAGTTCCATGTAACAG GAAGCTAATTGGAGCAAGATTTTTCAACAAAGCATACGAATCATTCAACGGAAAACTCCCTCGTTTGCAACATACAGCGCGCGACTTTGTAGGCCACGGAACACACACATTATCAACGGCAGGTGGAAACTTCGTACCTGGTGCAAGTATATTTAATATTGGCAACGGAACGGTAAAAGGTGGTTCTCCAAAATCAAGAGTTGCAACCTACAAAGTGTGTTGGTCTTTAACAGATGCTACTAGTTGTTTTGGTGCGGATGTATTAGCTGCTATTGATCAAGCAATTAGTGACGGTGTTGATTTGATTTCTGTTTCTGCTGGTGGAAGTACTAGTACAAATTCTGAAGAAATTTTTACAGATGAGGTTTCAATAGGTGCATTTCATGCACTTGCTAGAAATATATTGTTAGTCGCTTCTGCGGGAAATGACGGACCTACCGCTGGAAGTGTTGTTAATGTTGCCCCTTGGGTGTTCACTGTTGCTGCTAGTACATTGGATAGAGATTTCATCAGTTCTATTACCATTGGTAACAAAACAATCACG GGAGCCAGTCTTTTTGTAAACTTGCCACCTAACAAGTCTTTCACCGTAGTGACTTCTACTGATGCGAAATTGGCAAATGCGACAGATCGAGATGC GCAATTTTGTAGGCCAGGAACACTTGATCCTTCAAAAGTGAAGGGTAAAATAGTGGAATGTGTTAGAGAAGGGAAAATAAAATCAGTTGCTGAGGGTCAAGAAGCTTTATCTGCAGGTGCTAAGGGAGTCATTTTGAGAAATCAACCGCAAATTCATGGAAGAACACTTCTTTCTGAGCCTCATGTTTTGTCTACTATCAGCGCTACTGCCCCTAAGACGAACTCAACACCAAATAGTGCAGATCTAATTCCCAC ggaTATTAAGTCGGGTACTAAAATAAGAAtgtcaaaagcaaaaacaaaatatgGAAGAAAGCCAGCTCCAGTTATGGCTTCATACTCATCTAGAGGACCAAATAGAGTTCAACCGTCAATACTCAAG CCTGATGTAACTGCGCCGGGTGTGAACATACTTGCTGCCTATTCATCGTTTGCAACTGCGTCTAACTTAATAACAGACACTCGTCGGGGTTTTCCATTCAATGTCATGCAAGGAACATCTATGTCTTGTCCTCATGTTGCTGGCACTGCTGGATTAATCAAAACACTTCATCCTAATTGGAGTCCAGCAGCTATTAAATCAGCTATCATGACCACCG CAAGTACAAGAGATAACACCAACAAGCCAATCCGTGACGCATTTGATAAAAAATTGGCAAATCCATTTGCATATGGTTCAGGACACATTCAACCCAACAGTGCAATAGATCCAGGACTTGTTTATGATCTAACCATTGTTGATTACTTAAACTTCTTATGTGCTTCTGGATACAACAAACAACTCATTTCATCACTTAATTTCAATAGGAAATTTACTTGTTCAGGATCACATAGCATAACAGACTTGAATTATCCTTCAATCACATTACCAAATCTTGGATTAAATGTCCTTAACGTCACACGGACAGTCACCAATGTTGGACCTCCTAGTACATATTTTGCAAAAGCTAAGTTGTCCGGATATAAAATTTTTGTTGTACCGAGTTTCTTGAAGTTCAAGAAAACCGGTGAAAAGAAGACATTTAGAGTTTCTGTGAAGGCAACAAAGGCGACTCGTAGGAGAAAATATCAATTTGGTGAATTGAAATGGACAAATGGAAAACACATTGTAAGGAGTCCTATTACTGTTCGACGTAAATGA